The sequence CGAAGAGCGTAGAGAATTGGAGCGAGAAACTGTACTTGTCTTAGGCAAACCATTCTCCACAGGCTTCTCATTAGTAAGTGGTTTGTTCGGTTTAAGATCATTGTGTCCTCTCACAATAGTCTTCAAGTCAAGGATCTCAGTAGGCGTGATCTCGCTTGGATCGACCAACGGCAGTGGTCTATTGGTTGATTTTAGAATCTGATTATTCCCAACTATCGAAGCCCATTGCAGTGGTAATCCGACAAACTTGCCCTCGCGTTTGTCAAATCCAGTATGCACCCTGTGCTCAAAGTTAGTTGGTGTGGAGATCTGtggtttcttcttcttcttagtAAACATTGTCCCTACTTCAAGAAAACAATCAACATTAGCGTACCGCCTAATTcaaacaaatgtaaataatatgtaataattttcaccATCTATgatctatattatatagcatTTATCTACATAAAAATAGGAGATAAAAGCACACAATTCTACAGCTGTTAGATTGCATACGCCTATTCCATCATCACAGCATCCCCCGCGAGCATTTTTCGCCGATTCCAAAGATGAACGATTCACGTTATGAAGGTAAAGGTATATCACGCGTGTAACGTGCGGGAGTGgcgtgaaatttataaaaaaatagcgcATGGCGATGAGGAAGCCAAATGACAGCAGCAACGCCTACCGAACAACGATGCGATTCTTGCGATGCGGCTCCACCGAGGCCCGCCCGCTTGGCTTGATTGTCACGTGTTAGGGTTTCTTTCTTCGTGGAAACTCTCAGAACGGAAACGTGATGCGTGAATAGGCGAGACAACGGCAAAACATAGGCGATGTTGCGCGTTAAAACACGTAAATACGCCATTCATCCATCTCGACAGGTCGCACACCGGCGCACCGTGCGGTAAGCTTACGAATCTTTCGTGGCATTTAGTTCAATTTGCTGAATTTGCTGAaagtgtgtgtgcgcgcgcgcagcACACGTGATCGAGGTAATATAGTACATGGCACCTGCGCGGATCAAACGATGCGGACCGGAAACGCTAGATGGAGAGAGTACGAGAGAAAGCGATTTGATGAGAGATTGAGAAAAAAGAGTGATCGCGCGAAAATTCTTCGATCAAGTGTTTTAACGCGTGATGTTCCACTTCGATAAATTTGTATGCCTAGAGAGAGTCGCATTTGTATCTATTCATTTTCAAGGAGATACTTTTGCTTATAGTCTCAATGAGCAAACAGTGAATTAATAacgattaaagattaaattaagaataatttgtattaaaaggAGGTTccgttttgtaatatatatatatatatattttctataaaaataatagaaaagtaaaatttaaaaattaagaaaaaatatattctattaaaaaattttctttaaacttttttaatttaagatatttatttatctgaaaataaaagaatattctataaatatttaataaaaattatgttttgattttactttcaaatttattattaaataaaagaaaattaattaaatatgtatataaatataatatatatatatatatatatatatatatatatatatatatatatatatgtttgatattccttcaagaaaaatttttaacactgTGGAATATAATGTGGTccaaattacttttaaattatatttgttctataaaatatgcagCATGACCtctcaaacaaaaaaaagtcgAATAAGGAAACATTGACATCGAATCAAATAAAGAATACACCTGCGAAATTCGACGAGTTACCGCATAGGttgcgaaaattaattaactaatagCAAAAATGTCTGCCATAAATATTCGTgcacgagatttttttttattagaacacTATAAACATGCGCTAcgcgcgcgccatttattttatgtatatgtgtgtatatgtatgtgtgtaattatttacacacacacacacacacacacacacacacacacacacacacactttaaTTCTAGTTCTTcggttttttcaaaataaattaaataaaaattacacatacacatacacttaatatttaaactgccttaatatttgaaatgttttgCTCAATTATGAtaggctttttttttttaaattaatgtaacacAGCGTGGAGATAATTAATCAGCATCGCGGAAAAAAGTAACAACTACTTGAACAGAAAAGTAGTGATGTGAGACGTTCCATCAAATTCCTTTTCCACATGTGATCGCGCCaactatagaaaataatttttatatgattaataattaattatcctttacatatattttacagattataattaattacattgcaacgataaatttatatatatatatatatatatatatatatatatatatatatatatgtcataatacataaaatatttcggcaatgaattataaataacgtgGCCTTGGTggcgtaaacattagcgcgctgtTGTTTACATGTTACGgccttgttatcattcgcgcAGCGATACTTGAACAATACTGTAAGGGGGGAGTGACGCTATCTcacaaatttctttcttactttattattgttattttcattCGCGCGACGACACTTGAACAGAAAAGTAGTGATGTGAGACGTTCCGTCAAATTCCTTTTCCACATGTGATCGCGCCAactgtagaaaataatttttatatgattaataattaattatcctttacatatattagatTGTAATTACATTGCAACGATAAATTTCGAAGTGCGTATTttgcgtaatttatttttttaatttcaattatattttatctaatttattcaaataagagAAACGTAATTACAGAATGcccaaataataaattaatgttgctATGTCTTTAtgagcaataaatatttcattaattatatttagtaatatatttaactttatatcaatattgatcAAAATGCGTAACAAGAGATATGATTATTACGGTATGTGATTAAGGCACGCGATTAAGGATTTCAACGTTCTTCAAATCTCGGATTTTTGCTGATTCAGTCTCAGCAAGTAGGATTGttaagacatttaaaaaaaaattagaaataaaattacaatacataataatccaacttaaatttattctcagaaaaattaaaaaaaataaattacagtaacattaaatattataataaaatataataataaaatattttaatatattataatatatattttatgttaaaaatgttataaaaatattgtgtaactaataatataaaaatgtataatatgtgtaataaaaaaatatgtataaattatgtacaattgtatttatatgaaatttattataattgtatgtaaattatatgaaatatgcattcttttgtaaattacaCGAAAAATTACCACAGTATAATGACAATACACGTATTAATGACAATTAGTCATTAATACAGTAAAATTTGACGATTTTAAATTgaagttataaattaactaattttaGAAAGGAATGATCTAACTGctcaaaatatcaaagtagacatttgatttaaaattgagGTCGAAAGTCGGAGAAAAATTTCACGcgattcgaataaaaataaagtatattttattcgtttctTACTATTTATTCTGCAATCTTGCTCGCATAAACGCGACTAGTTCTCCTTGAATTATTAATGCTGCGctgaaattaattgtaatatatgtgtgttgtaATTaactgatattttaattaactgtgTTAACTATGATAATATTGCACCTTCATTCGCAATATCGCAttcaagaaaatatgtttttaaaaaatttcaagttattatattattaaattatgtgtatGCTGCTAATTTATGCGATATCTTACACATTTTTCGTGGTACACAATACGcttttttgtacaatatattcttttttattttttttttgttttctcccCATGGACTCATCACAAATGCATTATCTTTCGATAAGATAATGCATAGGTAAGGCATTATAAAGTGCAGAAAACAAGTTTCGAGTTATGAGCTCGAAAATTGAGATACAACACATGTTATTGTCATTGTCATGTTATTACTAATGCTTCTATtctaaggttttttttttctctctattcatACTCGAAaagttgatttttaatattgttaatctgtctctctctctctctctctctctctctctctctctctctttttttctcattgtatttgctatatttataataatttatattataatgtattgtaaCAGCTTGTATTATGCGTCACAAGAACAGAATTCGATATTGACGTATCGCATTAGATcacattaatcattttataaaataattggcgCATTCTAAATTTACGACAAATATGTCATATAAAgtcgcaattttaatttctctgaaGCGAGACAGAATTTCATTGAGAAAAATGAATGGCAACGCGCGAagagaatatacaatataatataataatagattatgagaaatcttttattatagtaataatacaaACCtaagaatctttttatattactgcagaaaaaattatttgctgttGCACTTAATGTGTGTTGCATCAATATATGTCTCTTGGAAcaagcagaaaaaatatataaaactactGCACAACATActatacctttttttttattgttactgtttctttcttcttttgttACCATTTTTTGCtgtacagaaaattttttccatgCACACAACGTGCAATTATCTGCCACTATTTTCAAAGTTAACGCACGATGAAGCCTTTTTTTTCGTACAAAGTACAAAAAAGCTTTTAATATAAGTTCGACGATATATAGAGGCACAATGTACTTGCAGCCTTGTTAAAAACAGGCGTCCGTAATTATTCTTATGCCTATAAAGTTTTGTTATGAAGCAGGCACAACTGTAAGCCACTACAAGCagcatctttaatatttaatgcgcCTTCGACGAAACAATCAGGTTGTCGTACTCACCTCACGAACGTGCGTactaatcattttattataggaTGGAAAGCATACGACAATCAACAACTCTTCAGCATATTCGCGTTAGTCTCCAATATGGATATATCGGAGTCTTCAGGTTACAAAGGTACTAAGccgatgttatatattttataatatttttactattattttataatatatttaatatctctaagaaaattttaaattagtattGCATTAATATGTCACATTGCAGTTTTATCACTTTCCatcaaaactttataatttaatatatgcatttataattattgcattcaagagttctttattttttttttttttttaatgaatcttTTCAGATTTCGTATGGGCAATTGAATTAAATCGTCTGAGTTTAAATTTGATCGGTTTATGGCCTAACGCCGATAAAGTAGGCACGAGAAAATTCGGATCTGACATTCGCATGGTTTTTACTTTCATTATGATAACATTTGTCACTGGTATTCCACTTGTTTGTGCGCTTATGCGAGTTTGGGGTGACATGATACTGATGCTAGACAATATGCGAATTACGTTGCCTTTAATAGTGTTTTCGTCGAATCTTGTTATTATGCGGTGGAAGCAGACAGGTGTGTCTATAACTCTATTTAAAAcgttcacattttatttttttcaaaaaattctttttatagctCTTAACTTATTACTACaacttattattacaaattgtatataatttattatcacaatGTATTGTATTGttggaataaattatgatacgtacgatgattttttttttctttttcgataaaCGTTAACATGTAATTGCAAATGTAATTCTATATCTTTGCCACGTTATCGATATCGTGATTTTTCACACTTTCAAGTTCTCTCATCCATCGTAAACATGATAGAGGAGGATTGGTTAGCGCCAAAGCTAAACGCTGAGAGAGATATAATGACAAAGCGCGCTCGGACTGcccgattaattataatttgtgaatTCGTTATAATAATGTTGGCAGCCATTTCGGTCATCGTTCTTCCTTATTTCGGCTTACCGCTCAGACATTTAACAAATCTCACCGATCGGAACAAGCCATTACCGCTgcatacttattatttttatgacactGATAAGAGTCCCCAATTTGAGTTGACGTGTCTCTCTCAAGTCATAACGATCTTTTTGGTAGTAATAATTTACGTTGCGGTAAATGCCTTGTTTGAATCTGTAATCTTCCACATCTGCGGTCAATTGGAAAACTTTAAAGGCCGTTTAAACAATTTGGTCTTGTGCAAAGATTTCAACAGAACTTTGAGTAGCAGCATAGTGACTCATTTACGTCTTATCAGGTGGGTTTTGATTGTAACAATCCAATAAAATTTCAGCAAAAtctgtaagaaaatttaaattctgaatgaaaatgttatttttaaatattaaatttatctcttaaataaattgtctctcatgtgtgtatgtatcacatatttttcttcttcttttttttattcaacttaaaattgatttttttttttataaaaattacacttttAAGGTTccttgtcaaaatttttgtttctattgTTAATGAATTACAGGATTCGaggaatatttatgtttatgcttattattaaaaaatgccgaaatacaaatttaatagataatttaatattgaatggaAAAGATAccttatatacaattattattgtgtacattttgataattttaataaaatatcttctttaaatatgtttatgtagATTCGACAATAATACTGAAGatgtatttacattaatattgtttatatggATATTCCAGTTTGGTATTGCATTTTGTCTATGGGGATTTATATTGCTTAATGTAAGTTTTAGTAAGACATATTTTGTTGGAGTAACAATCTGCTTAATTTATATCgatctgtttttattaattaacgagaTTTACTTTTTAGATGATTACGGACGAAAActtaaatgtttcaaatttctCACAAATAAGTTACATGATAATTACTGTCATCTCTCTACTTACGCAAACGTTTCTTTACTGCTTTGGCGGAGATTTAATAACTGAAAAAGTAAGTCGCATATTCATGTAAATAGCATAATTAGCGTTatacattgtaatattaattttatgatgtatggattttatgatatattcttaattttatataattttatgaattcttgctgagataaaaattttttatatgtatatagttgcgtttgtcattttttattaatacaaatatatgtgcacatatatatatatatatatatatatatatatatatataaatgtttttttttattaagtgcgATGCAATATATCGTGCTATTTGCGATCTTGAGTGGTATACATTGGACTCGCGCAaggcgaaaaatattattctattaacgTTACTAGCCAAGGAACCCTTACGTATTACTGCAGGAAAAATTCTACCGCTAACAATGACCACTTTTTGCAGcgtaagattattaataaaatttgtaattcaatatatcttcctttctttgttaagtttttaataaatatttaatgaggatactttttaaatgttacaatttttttggtGTAAAATGTTTACAAGAAAGATTAttctcttctttatttatgtaaaatatattataata is a genomic window of Cataglyphis hispanica isolate Lineage 1 chromosome 5, ULB_Chis1_1.0, whole genome shotgun sequence containing:
- the LOC126849863 gene encoding odorant receptor 22c-like, coding for MDISESSGYKDFVWAIELNRLSLNLIGLWPNADKVGTRKFGSDIRMVFTFIMITFVTGIPLVCALMRVWGDMILMLDNMRITLPLIVFSSNLVIMRWKQTVLSSIVNMIEEDWLAPKLNAERDIMTKRARTARLIIICEFVIIMLAAISVIVLPYFGLPLRHLTNLTDRNKPLPLHTYYFYDTDKSPQFELTCLSQVITIFLVVIIYVAVNALFESVIFHICGQLENFKGRLNNLVLCKDFNRTLSSSIVTHLRLIRFDNNTEDVFTLILFIWIFQFGIAFCLWGFILLNMITDENLNVSNFSQISYMIITVISLLTQTFLYCFGGDLITEKCDAIYRAICDLEWYTLDSRKAKNIILLTLLAKEPLRITAGKILPLTMTTFCSLLKTLAGYVSFLLAMWD